The genomic stretch GATTAGTATGAATTAGCACACATAAAAATAGGAGAAAAGGTGCAGAACAGGTTAGCAACAATTTTCATGGTGTTGGCATTGGCGATTTTCTTTGCGGACAACGCACATGCCTTGTGGGGATTTGGCAAGTATACGTCAGTCAAGGCCAGTAATGGCGTTGTCACCTTGCCCACAGCAGATGTCAACGATGGAAAGGCACACTACTATTCGTTTGAGCAGGACGGCAGTGAGGTAAAGTTTTTCGTCCTCAAATCCAGCGATGGTGTTATCCGGGCTGCCTTTGATGCGTGTGATGTCTGCTTCCGGGAAAAGAAGGGATATGATCAGGACGGCGAGTTCATGGTCTGCAACAATTGCGGTATGCGTTTTCATTCCTCCCG from Pseudodesulfovibrio profundus encodes the following:
- a CDS encoding DUF2318 domain-containing protein, translated to MQNRLATIFMVLALAIFFADNAHALWGFGKYTSVKASNGVVTLPTADVNDGKAHYYSFEQDGSEVKFFVLKSSDGVIRAAFDACDVCFREKKGYDQDGEFMVCNNCGMRFHSSRINEVKGGCNPSPLTRTYDNDVVIFKAEDIMAGRGYF